One Ahaetulla prasina isolate Xishuangbanna chromosome 1, ASM2864084v1, whole genome shotgun sequence DNA window includes the following coding sequences:
- the ADGRG6 gene encoding adhesion G-protein coupled receptor G6 isoform X2 has product MLTETKMLYEIQMWCCQWKRKSHLFFLFILSLLCIQISAQECSECRMVLSNPTGSFTSPCFPNNYPNNQACKWTIRAPSGYIIQITFVDFDIEEASGCTYDHVTLDTGDKRDSYCGMTAKGLSFNSSRNEMILTFKSDFSIQKKGFSATYTRIAVSLKNQKVVIPQFLDSDSVSLANSIQVPELNQFTLCFEARANNSNNYEWKAFTYGDSSVEFFSFGKTKQGHFIFISDSPCFLNDALDIGPDDNIFTETFEELCIVWDSSSGIVGINIKETYKTVHCLNTYGKVIPGNGKLVLSSDREDINPLPGDMYNFRLWNFTMNSQSLFNLTCDEKGNIIDWENDFWSIPTTFLKAENNLSCGSYLVPLPTVEPTGCTTTGNLCQATVSSTTPSPTVTTNMPDTNRTDKIMDVLQEMKSPATVVFRVKRNSADSSQPIQHSQEDSKIRGIKNIGIISTPIVWPVKQRPLHTNKFTITERKSTPGYFITITPEVITSASREMQTNSFGPFTEQVNINYNSSIEVSYFNNISGHSESVLSESSISQETPTLPLDHIRNLGFNIQQAGSVEIEDSRSNLLFPSLVNKNTFFELTEDLQWMLSPISYTFSPVYKHTNNFLQSLSTWKENATYEYFISRIPEENLSSLVHQYFPKELVKETMLGLLNKSLENVYLQPTKRLLQEDSLRNGFYIVDDLQITKLNHVRDYNSVHFKKQLFKHSTNPSGSLQNMKAWFPDVMPRIHPTEVFMSVEYSRELYLSSGLPKTRGGNSEIQPTVSVSHLYQETYNRAFLKSDFFAFNPLTEQLVNLEEQEGSSLEDEFELPDKLISYNNDVSSFSFLLEDVKSRSKVISGAGYVENNTSSSPYNDISFLTINDVSLPTQYINSFWTMVNDSPESTGRWLSSFNQSYSSLTETMSFFMSPTQIEYITMQTVPYNRLVGDNVSKLHIFTNTSEENFSSVFAMYSSRNSDVIEASKSDPLNKNGSVNDISADHVPLTSQITSLIQPSLHLQISTYDILQGRFTDDLKITANLAMQQTTEKIPNDQLITFFLSAETAATPFFESSCTEDACKVLSLSPTHFKELTHNVYKDLQTSQFTSASDYMKNAAHSHMNNAFFEKQHAQIPDLFIRTLPLEILPTNTHGTITQFGKHSAALMISGTSISQNLLNNLDQHLLDSEYLWNEKPVQETSTMNKTKPSENDPNNLESKDTLLLQPGHVEEFGDMDHKNIDTKLKVTVSKQESIVWKVHGSSRSIDDPIKKGLSSLNPSNVSLTDFYDQAISSSFEDLKYETIVNYSSLLEQATISVVTDVMVQSSLLNESIQYFDENVSNSGMIFHNHNSEVQNAVDISVHETAVTNIAPEANQSIVFKTTLTPSSKYLLTYFLCNSFMDRDCPCGPEVKHSRSKHELDVE; this is encoded by the exons CTCAAGAATGCTCAGAGTGTCGTATGGTGCTGTCCAATCCCACAGGAAGTTTTACCTCTCCTTGCTTCCCCAATAATTATCCCAACAATCAGGCATGCAAGTGGACCATCAGGGCTCCTTCTGGATACATCATTCAGATAACATTTGTTGATTTTGatattgaagaagcttctggttGTACGTACGATCATGTAACTTTGGACACTGGAGACAAAAGAGATTCCTATTGTGGTATGACTGCCAAAGGTTTATCATTTAACTCATCTAGGAATGAAATGATTCTAACTTTTAAAAGTGACTTTAGTATTCAAAAAAAAGGCTTCAGTGCCACTTATACCCGAA TTGCTGTATCTTTGAAGAATCAAAAGGTTGTCATTCCGCAATTTCTAGATTCTGATTCTGTGTCTCTGGCAAATTCTATCCAAGTCCCAGAACTTAATCAGTTCACCCTCTGCTTTGaagcaagagcaaacaacagtaaTAACTATGAATGGAAGGCTTTCACTTACGGTGATTCCTCTGTGGAATTCTTCAGCTTTGGCAAAACAAAACAGGGGCACTTCATTTTTATCTCAGACTCACCGTGTTTTTTAAATGATGCACTTGACATTGGTCCAGATGACAACATTTTCACAGAAACATTTGAAGAGCTTTGCATTGTTTGGGATAGCTCATCAGGCATAGTAGGGATAAATATCAAAGAGACGTATAAAACAGTCCATTGTTTAAATACTTACGGAAAAGTGATTCCTGGTAATGGAAAATTGGTTCTGAGTTCTGACAGAGAAGACATAAACCCTCTACCTGGAGATATGTACAACTTCCGGCTTTGGAATTTTACAATGAATTCCCAATCACTTTTCAACCTCACCTGTGATGAGAAAGGTAACATTATTGACTGGGAAAATGATTTCTGGAGTATTCCAACAACATTTCTAAAAGCGGAGAACAACTTGAGTTGTG GCTCATATCTTGTACCCTTGCCGACAGTTGAACCAACGGGCTGTACCACCACAGGAAACCTTTGCCAAG CTACTGTAAGTTCAACCACTCCATCACCCACTGTTACCACTAACATGCCTGATACTAACAGAACCGATAAAATAATGGATG TCCTGCAGGAAATGAAAAGTCCTGCCACAGTGGTCTTCAGAGTCAAGAGAAATTCAGCTGACTCTTCTCAACCTATTCAACATTCGCAAGAAGATTCTAAGATAAGAGGCATCAAAAACATAGGAATTATATCAACCCCAATAGTTTGGCCTGTAAAACAGAGGCCTTTACacaccaataaatttacaataacTGAGAGAAAAAGTACACCTGGTTACTTCATCACAATAACTCCTGAGGTGATAACATCTGCTTCAAGAGAAATGCAAACTAATAGCTTTGGCCCTTTCACAGAACAAGTAAACATAAACTATAATTCTTCCATTGAGGTGTCGTACTTTAATAACATATCAGGACATTCTGAGAGTGTGTTAAGTGAGAGTAGTATTTCACAGGAAACACCAACTCTCCCACTTGATCACATCAGGAATTTAGGATTCAATATTCAACAGGCTGGAAGTGTTGAGATAGAAGATTCTAGATCAAACTTACTGTTCCCTTCACTGGTGAACAAGAACACTTTTTTTGAACTTACAGAAGACCTTCAGTGGATGTTATCTCCTATTAGTTACACATTTTCTCCTGTGTATAAACACACTAACAATTTCTTGCAGTCTTTGAGTACATGGAAGGAAAATGCAACTTATGAGTATTTTATTTCCAGAATTCCAGAAGAAAATCTTTCTTCTCTTGTTCATCAATATTTTCCTAAGGAattagttaaagaaacaatgcttGGCTTACTAAACAAATCACTTGAAAATGTCTACTTGCAGCCCACAAAGAGACTTCTACAAGAGGATTCTCTTAGGAATGGCTTTTACATTGTCGATGACTTGCAGATTACAAAATTAAATCACGTAAGAGACTATAATtcagtacattttaaaaaacaactgtTTAAACACAGCACAAATCCTTCTGGTTCATTACAAAACATGAAGGCCTGGTTTCCAGATGTTATGCCCAGAATCCATCCAACAGAAGTCTTCATGTCAGTGGAATATAGTAGGGAATTATATTTATCATCAGGGTTACCAAAAACAAGAGGCGGAAATTCTGAAATTCAGCCAACTGTTTCTGTTTCGCATTTATATCAAGAAACATACaatagggcttttttaaaaagtgacttttttgcaTTTAATCCTCTCACTGAGCAGTTAGTTAATTTAGAAGAACAGGAAGGTTCATCTCTAGAAGATGAATTTGAGCTTCCAGATAAGTTAATTTCTTACAATaatgatgtatcttctttttcatttctattgGAAGATGTCAAGTCAAGGTCAAAAGTGATTTCTGGAGCAGGATATGTAGAAAATAATACATCTAGCAGTCCATATAATGACATTTCTTTTCTCACAATTAATGATGTAAGTCTTCCAACACAGTACATAAATTCCTTTTGGACTATGGTTAATGATTCTCCAGAATCTACTGGAAGATGGTTGTCCTCATTTAATCAATCATATTCTTCCCTAACAGAGACAATGTCTTTTTTCATGTCTCCTACACAAATAGAATATATCACCATGCAAACAGTTCCTTATAATAGACTAGTAGGTGATAATGTTTCAAAGTTACATATTTTTACTAATACATCAGAAGAGAATTTTAGTTCAGTTTTTGCAATGTACTCATCAAGGAATTCAGATGTTATTGAAGCATCAAAATCAGACCCTCTTAACAAAAATGGATCCGTAAATGATATTTCAGCTGATCATGTTCCTTTAACTTCCCAGATAACATCTTTGATTCAGCCTTCCTTGCATTTACAGATTAGTACTTACGATATATTACAAGGAAGGTTTACTGATGATTTAAAAATTACTGCCAATTTAGCCATGCAACAGACTACGGAGAAAATCCCAAATGATCAACTAATAACTTTTTTTCTATCTGCTGAAACAGCAGCAACACCATTTTTTGAATCTTCCTGTACAGAAGATGCCTGCAAAGTTTTATCACTAAGTCCAACACATTTTAAGGAACTGACACATAATGTATATAAAGACTTACAGACCAGTCAGTTTACAAGTGCTTCTGATTATATGAAAAACGCAGCGCATTCACATATGAATAATGCTTTTTTCGAAAAACAACATGCACAAATACCTGATTTGTTTATAAGGACATTGCCTTTAGAAATACTGCCTACTAATACTCACGGAACAATTACACAATTTGGCAAACATTCAGCAGCTTTAATGATTTCAGGCACTTCAATTTCACAGAATCTTCTAAATAACCTTGATCAACATTTGTTGGATTCAGAATATTTGTGGAACGAAAAGCCAGTTCAAGAAACAAGCACCATGAATAAAACAAAGCCTTCTGAAAATGATCCAAACAATTTAGAAAGCAAAGACACACTCCTTCTTCAACCTGGTCATGTGGAAGAGTTTGGTGATATGGATCACAAAAATATTGATACGAAACTAAAAGTTACTGTTTCAAAACAAGAATCGATTGTTTGGAAAGTGCATGGTTCTAGCAGGTCAATTGATGATCCCATTAAGAAAGGATTGTCATCTTTGAATCCAAGTAATGTTAGTCTGACTGATTTTTATGACCAGGCAATTTCTTCATCTTTTGAAGACTTGAAATATGAAACAATAGTAAACTATTCTTCCCTTTTGGAACAAGCCACAATTTCAGTAGTTACTGATGTGATGGTTCAATCTTCCTTGTTGAATGAATCTATTCAGTATTTTGATGAAAATGTATCAAACAGTGGAATGATATTCCATAATCACAACTCAGAAGTTCAAAACGCAGTGGATATATCAGTTCATGAAACTGCTGTGACCAATATAGCACCAGAAGCGAATCAAAGTATTGTGTTCAAAACAACGTTGACTCCCAGCAGCAAATACCTTTTGACTTATTTTTTATGTAATTCCTTCATGGACCGGGACTGCCCATGTggacctgaggtcaaacacagtaGGTCAAAACATGAGCTAGATGTAGAATGA
- the ADGRG6 gene encoding adhesion G-protein coupled receptor G6 isoform X3: MMLYEIQMWCCQWKRKSHLFFLFILSLLCIQISAQECSECRMVLSNPTGSFTSPCFPNNYPNNQACKWTIRAPSGYIIQITFVDFDIEEASGCTYDHVTLDTGDKRDSYCGMTAKGLSFNSSRNEMILTFKSDFSIQKKGFSATYTRIAVSLKNQKVVIPQFLDSDSVSLANSIQVPELNQFTLCFEARANNSNNYEWKAFTYGDSSVEFFSFGKTKQGHFIFISDSPCFLNDALDIGPDDNIFTETFEELCIVWDSSSGIVGINIKETYKTVHCLNTYGKVIPGNGKLVLSSDREDINPLPGDMYNFRLWNFTMNSQSLFNLTCDEKGNIIDWENDFWSIPTTFLKAENNLSCGSYLVPLPTVEPTGCTTTGNLCQATVSSTTPSPTVTTNMPDTNRTDKIMDVLQEMKSPATVVFRVKRNSADSSQPIQHSQEDSKIRGIKNIGIISTPIVWPVKQRPLHTNKFTITERKSTPGYFITITPEVITSASREMQTNSFGPFTEQVNINYNSSIEVSYFNNISGHSESVLSESSISQETPTLPLDHIRNLGFNIQQAGSVEIEDSRSNLLFPSLVNKNTFFELTEDLQWMLSPISYTFSPVYKHTNNFLQSLSTWKENATYEYFISRIPEENLSSLVHQYFPKELVKETMLGLLNKSLENVYLQPTKRLLQEDSLRNGFYIVDDLQITKLNHVRDYNSVHFKKQLFKHSTNPSGSLQNMKAWFPDVMPRIHPTEVFMSVEYSRELYLSSGLPKTRGGNSEIQPTVSVSHLYQETYNRAFLKSDFFAFNPLTEQLVNLEEQEGSSLEDEFELPDKLISYNNDVSSFSFLLEDVKSRSKVISGAGYVENNTSSSPYNDISFLTINDVSLPTQYINSFWTMVNDSPESTGRWLSSFNQSYSSLTETMSFFMSPTQIEYITMQTVPYNRLVGDNVSKLHIFTNTSEENFSSVFAMYSSRNSDVIEASKSDPLNKNGSVNDISADHVPLTSQITSLIQPSLHLQISTYDILQGRFTDDLKITANLAMQQTTEKIPNDQLITFFLSAETAATPFFESSCTEDACKVLSLSPTHFKELTHNVYKDLQTSQFTSASDYMKNAAHSHMNNAFFEKQHAQIPDLFIRTLPLEILPTNTHGTITQFGKHSAALMISGTSISQNLLNNLDQHLLDSEYLWNEKPVQETSTMNKTKPSENDPNNLESKDTLLLQPGHVEEFGDMDHKNIDTKLKVTVSKQESIVWKVHGSSRSIDDPIKKGLSSLNPSNVSLTDFYDQAISSSFEDLKYETIVNYSSLLEQATISVVTDVMVQSSLLNESIQYFDENVSNSGMIFHNHNSEVQNAVDISVHETAVTNIAPEANQSIVFKTTLTPSSKYLLTYFLCNSFMDRDCPCGPEVKHSRSKHELDVE; the protein is encoded by the exons CTCAAGAATGCTCAGAGTGTCGTATGGTGCTGTCCAATCCCACAGGAAGTTTTACCTCTCCTTGCTTCCCCAATAATTATCCCAACAATCAGGCATGCAAGTGGACCATCAGGGCTCCTTCTGGATACATCATTCAGATAACATTTGTTGATTTTGatattgaagaagcttctggttGTACGTACGATCATGTAACTTTGGACACTGGAGACAAAAGAGATTCCTATTGTGGTATGACTGCCAAAGGTTTATCATTTAACTCATCTAGGAATGAAATGATTCTAACTTTTAAAAGTGACTTTAGTATTCAAAAAAAAGGCTTCAGTGCCACTTATACCCGAA TTGCTGTATCTTTGAAGAATCAAAAGGTTGTCATTCCGCAATTTCTAGATTCTGATTCTGTGTCTCTGGCAAATTCTATCCAAGTCCCAGAACTTAATCAGTTCACCCTCTGCTTTGaagcaagagcaaacaacagtaaTAACTATGAATGGAAGGCTTTCACTTACGGTGATTCCTCTGTGGAATTCTTCAGCTTTGGCAAAACAAAACAGGGGCACTTCATTTTTATCTCAGACTCACCGTGTTTTTTAAATGATGCACTTGACATTGGTCCAGATGACAACATTTTCACAGAAACATTTGAAGAGCTTTGCATTGTTTGGGATAGCTCATCAGGCATAGTAGGGATAAATATCAAAGAGACGTATAAAACAGTCCATTGTTTAAATACTTACGGAAAAGTGATTCCTGGTAATGGAAAATTGGTTCTGAGTTCTGACAGAGAAGACATAAACCCTCTACCTGGAGATATGTACAACTTCCGGCTTTGGAATTTTACAATGAATTCCCAATCACTTTTCAACCTCACCTGTGATGAGAAAGGTAACATTATTGACTGGGAAAATGATTTCTGGAGTATTCCAACAACATTTCTAAAAGCGGAGAACAACTTGAGTTGTG GCTCATATCTTGTACCCTTGCCGACAGTTGAACCAACGGGCTGTACCACCACAGGAAACCTTTGCCAAG CTACTGTAAGTTCAACCACTCCATCACCCACTGTTACCACTAACATGCCTGATACTAACAGAACCGATAAAATAATGGATG TCCTGCAGGAAATGAAAAGTCCTGCCACAGTGGTCTTCAGAGTCAAGAGAAATTCAGCTGACTCTTCTCAACCTATTCAACATTCGCAAGAAGATTCTAAGATAAGAGGCATCAAAAACATAGGAATTATATCAACCCCAATAGTTTGGCCTGTAAAACAGAGGCCTTTACacaccaataaatttacaataacTGAGAGAAAAAGTACACCTGGTTACTTCATCACAATAACTCCTGAGGTGATAACATCTGCTTCAAGAGAAATGCAAACTAATAGCTTTGGCCCTTTCACAGAACAAGTAAACATAAACTATAATTCTTCCATTGAGGTGTCGTACTTTAATAACATATCAGGACATTCTGAGAGTGTGTTAAGTGAGAGTAGTATTTCACAGGAAACACCAACTCTCCCACTTGATCACATCAGGAATTTAGGATTCAATATTCAACAGGCTGGAAGTGTTGAGATAGAAGATTCTAGATCAAACTTACTGTTCCCTTCACTGGTGAACAAGAACACTTTTTTTGAACTTACAGAAGACCTTCAGTGGATGTTATCTCCTATTAGTTACACATTTTCTCCTGTGTATAAACACACTAACAATTTCTTGCAGTCTTTGAGTACATGGAAGGAAAATGCAACTTATGAGTATTTTATTTCCAGAATTCCAGAAGAAAATCTTTCTTCTCTTGTTCATCAATATTTTCCTAAGGAattagttaaagaaacaatgcttGGCTTACTAAACAAATCACTTGAAAATGTCTACTTGCAGCCCACAAAGAGACTTCTACAAGAGGATTCTCTTAGGAATGGCTTTTACATTGTCGATGACTTGCAGATTACAAAATTAAATCACGTAAGAGACTATAATtcagtacattttaaaaaacaactgtTTAAACACAGCACAAATCCTTCTGGTTCATTACAAAACATGAAGGCCTGGTTTCCAGATGTTATGCCCAGAATCCATCCAACAGAAGTCTTCATGTCAGTGGAATATAGTAGGGAATTATATTTATCATCAGGGTTACCAAAAACAAGAGGCGGAAATTCTGAAATTCAGCCAACTGTTTCTGTTTCGCATTTATATCAAGAAACATACaatagggcttttttaaaaagtgacttttttgcaTTTAATCCTCTCACTGAGCAGTTAGTTAATTTAGAAGAACAGGAAGGTTCATCTCTAGAAGATGAATTTGAGCTTCCAGATAAGTTAATTTCTTACAATaatgatgtatcttctttttcatttctattgGAAGATGTCAAGTCAAGGTCAAAAGTGATTTCTGGAGCAGGATATGTAGAAAATAATACATCTAGCAGTCCATATAATGACATTTCTTTTCTCACAATTAATGATGTAAGTCTTCCAACACAGTACATAAATTCCTTTTGGACTATGGTTAATGATTCTCCAGAATCTACTGGAAGATGGTTGTCCTCATTTAATCAATCATATTCTTCCCTAACAGAGACAATGTCTTTTTTCATGTCTCCTACACAAATAGAATATATCACCATGCAAACAGTTCCTTATAATAGACTAGTAGGTGATAATGTTTCAAAGTTACATATTTTTACTAATACATCAGAAGAGAATTTTAGTTCAGTTTTTGCAATGTACTCATCAAGGAATTCAGATGTTATTGAAGCATCAAAATCAGACCCTCTTAACAAAAATGGATCCGTAAATGATATTTCAGCTGATCATGTTCCTTTAACTTCCCAGATAACATCTTTGATTCAGCCTTCCTTGCATTTACAGATTAGTACTTACGATATATTACAAGGAAGGTTTACTGATGATTTAAAAATTACTGCCAATTTAGCCATGCAACAGACTACGGAGAAAATCCCAAATGATCAACTAATAACTTTTTTTCTATCTGCTGAAACAGCAGCAACACCATTTTTTGAATCTTCCTGTACAGAAGATGCCTGCAAAGTTTTATCACTAAGTCCAACACATTTTAAGGAACTGACACATAATGTATATAAAGACTTACAGACCAGTCAGTTTACAAGTGCTTCTGATTATATGAAAAACGCAGCGCATTCACATATGAATAATGCTTTTTTCGAAAAACAACATGCACAAATACCTGATTTGTTTATAAGGACATTGCCTTTAGAAATACTGCCTACTAATACTCACGGAACAATTACACAATTTGGCAAACATTCAGCAGCTTTAATGATTTCAGGCACTTCAATTTCACAGAATCTTCTAAATAACCTTGATCAACATTTGTTGGATTCAGAATATTTGTGGAACGAAAAGCCAGTTCAAGAAACAAGCACCATGAATAAAACAAAGCCTTCTGAAAATGATCCAAACAATTTAGAAAGCAAAGACACACTCCTTCTTCAACCTGGTCATGTGGAAGAGTTTGGTGATATGGATCACAAAAATATTGATACGAAACTAAAAGTTACTGTTTCAAAACAAGAATCGATTGTTTGGAAAGTGCATGGTTCTAGCAGGTCAATTGATGATCCCATTAAGAAAGGATTGTCATCTTTGAATCCAAGTAATGTTAGTCTGACTGATTTTTATGACCAGGCAATTTCTTCATCTTTTGAAGACTTGAAATATGAAACAATAGTAAACTATTCTTCCCTTTTGGAACAAGCCACAATTTCAGTAGTTACTGATGTGATGGTTCAATCTTCCTTGTTGAATGAATCTATTCAGTATTTTGATGAAAATGTATCAAACAGTGGAATGATATTCCATAATCACAACTCAGAAGTTCAAAACGCAGTGGATATATCAGTTCATGAAACTGCTGTGACCAATATAGCACCAGAAGCGAATCAAAGTATTGTGTTCAAAACAACGTTGACTCCCAGCAGCAAATACCTTTTGACTTATTTTTTATGTAATTCCTTCATGGACCGGGACTGCCCATGTggacctgaggtcaaacacagtaGGTCAAAACATGAGCTAGATGTAGAATGA